One region of Syntrophobacterales bacterium genomic DNA includes:
- a CDS encoding prepilin peptidase, with protein sequence MRIFIEPCLFMFGAVIGSFLNVCIYRIPREKSIIHPPSSCPNCGRPVKFYDNIPLASYVLMKGRCRSCGVRISAKYPIVEALTALLFVVLYTHLGLTFELFVFMTFTSVLIVISFIDLEFKIIPDILSIGGIIAGLVFSIARPFFRNFGLKFDILDSIYGILLGGGIIFAIAWIYQLIAKRKGMGGGDIKLLAMIGAFCGLKGALFSLICGSMAGIIVGVPLMLAKGENGRYAIPFGPFLSIGAFVYLYTGERVIFEFLEFLDRG encoded by the coding sequence ATGAGAATATTTATTGAACCCTGCTTATTTATGTTTGGAGCCGTCATAGGCAGTTTTCTGAATGTATGCATATACCGGATACCGAGGGAGAAATCAATCATACATCCCCCCTCCTCATGTCCGAATTGCGGAAGACCGGTCAAGTTCTACGACAACATACCGCTCGCGAGTTACGTTTTGATGAAAGGCCGTTGCAGGAGCTGCGGCGTCAGAATATCGGCAAAATATCCGATCGTCGAAGCTTTAACAGCCTTGTTGTTTGTAGTCCTCTACACACATTTGGGCCTTACTTTTGAGTTGTTCGTATTCATGACATTTACGTCCGTCCTGATCGTCATATCGTTCATAGATCTGGAGTTTAAGATCATCCCGGATATACTGAGTATTGGCGGCATCATTGCCGGCTTGGTTTTCTCCATCGCCAGGCCGTTTTTCCGGAATTTTGGCCTGAAATTCGATATTCTTGACTCAATTTATGGTATCCTGTTGGGGGGTGGCATCATCTTCGCCATCGCTTGGATATATCAGCTTATTGCCAAAAGAAAGGGGATGGGCGGGGGAGATATAAAGCTTTTGGCGATGATAGGCGCATTCTGCGGACTGAAGGGTGCGCTTTTCAGTCTCATATGCGGTTCCATGGCGGGCATCATCGTTGGTGTGCCACTCATGCTGGCAAAAGGGGAGAACGGCAGGTATGCCATACCGTTCGGGCCGTTTCTTTCTATTGGCGCGTTTGTCTATTTATACACCGGAGAACGGGTCATATTCGAGTTTTTGGAGTTTCTGGACAGAGGCTGA